A genome region from bacterium includes the following:
- a CDS encoding CarD family transcriptional regulator, translating into MPRSGKAESLFKVGEKVVYPAHGVGVIQSIQSKVVSGTEKTFYMLRILDSDMTIMIPTENVDSVGLRRVIGREMVTKVYKILREKRVEIDQQTWNRRYREYTEKIKTGSVLEIAKVLRDLFVLKGDKELSFGERKMLDTARNLLVKELSIARSHPEEKIMEELKNIFAH; encoded by the coding sequence ATGCCGCGCTCAGGGAAGGCTGAATCGTTGTTCAAGGTTGGTGAGAAGGTCGTCTACCCTGCGCATGGGGTCGGCGTCATCCAGAGCATCCAGAGCAAGGTCGTCTCTGGAACCGAGAAGACGTTTTACATGCTGCGGATTCTCGACAGCGACATGACCATCATGATCCCGACGGAAAACGTGGACTCGGTCGGTCTGCGCCGCGTCATCGGGCGCGAGATGGTGACCAAGGTCTACAAGATCCTGCGCGAGAAGCGGGTCGAGATCGACCAGCAGACCTGGAACCGGCGCTATCGGGAGTACACCGAGAAGATCAAGACCGGCTCGGTGTTGGAAATCGCCAAGGTGCTGCGCGACCTGTTCGTGCTCAAGGGCGACAAGGAATTGTCGTTCGGCGAGCGCAAGATGCTCGACACGGCCCGCAACCTCCTCGTCAAGGAGCTCTCCATCGCTCGTTCCCACCCGGAAGAGAAGATCATGGAAGAGCTCAAGAACATCTTCGCCCACTGA
- the larE gene encoding ATP-dependent sacrificial sulfur transferase LarE: MGRVLVAFSGGVDSSFLLQVAAEALGDGVIAVTTRSPTAPEEDEAMACALAAALGVRHRLIDANELDIPGYAANPVDRCYFCKDSLYEICAAEAQRLGVSAIVDGVNLDDLGDYRPGLRAAQEHGIRHPLAEVGLSKAEIRTLSRRAGLPTADRPSSPCLSSRFPYGTRITLDGLRRVAAAERVLRALGFRECRVRAHEPIARIEVPASELARLAAPEVRDVVVRELRAIGFGYVTVDLQGFRSGSLNEVLPVAPGTTPPTPDPRAS; the protein is encoded by the coding sequence ATGGGGCGGGTGCTGGTGGCGTTCTCCGGCGGGGTGGACTCGAGCTTTCTCCTCCAGGTCGCCGCCGAAGCGCTCGGCGACGGCGTGATTGCGGTGACCACCCGCTCGCCGACCGCCCCGGAGGAGGACGAGGCGATGGCGTGCGCGCTGGCCGCCGCGCTCGGGGTGCGGCACCGTCTGATCGACGCCAACGAGCTCGACATTCCGGGCTACGCCGCCAACCCGGTCGACCGCTGCTACTTCTGCAAGGACAGCCTGTACGAGATCTGCGCCGCCGAGGCGCAGCGGCTCGGGGTGAGCGCGATCGTCGACGGCGTCAACCTCGACGACCTCGGCGACTACCGACCGGGCCTGCGCGCTGCGCAGGAGCACGGGATTCGCCATCCGCTTGCCGAGGTCGGCCTGTCGAAGGCCGAGATCCGCACCCTGAGCCGCCGCGCCGGACTGCCGACCGCGGACCGCCCGTCGAGCCCGTGTCTGTCGTCGCGCTTTCCCTACGGCACCCGCATCACGCTCGACGGGTTGCGCCGGGTCGCGGCGGCGGAACGCGTCCTGCGCGCCCTCGGGTTTCGCGAGTGCCGGGTGCGAGCGCACGAGCCGATTGCGCGCATCGAGGTGCCGGCGTCCGAGCTGGCGCGGCTCGCGGCGCCCGAGGTGCGCGACGTCGTGGTGCGCGAGCTGCGGGCGATCGGCTTCGGCTACGTGACCGTCGACCTGCAGGGCTTCCGCTCCGGCAGCCTCAACGAGGTGTTGCCGGTCGCGCCAGGTACCACTCCGCCCACGCCCGATCCTCGGGCGTCGTGA
- the cysK gene encoding cysteine synthase A, with amino-acid sequence MTTAPSRPAVARTILDLIGNTPVARLARLPGADDAEVWGKLESYNPGGSVKDRICLGMVEAAERDGRLRPGDTIIEPTSGNTGIGLALVAAVKGYRLVLTMPDTMSVERRSVLEAYGAELVLTEDSKGMHEAVRMAERLLTEHPDYYMPQQFRNPANPEAHRRTTAQELLGQFERIDAFVAGVGTGGTITGVAAVLRAAMPGIRIYAVEPAASPVLARGEPGFHAIQGIGAGFVPEVLDETAYDEIIAVSDADAAECARRLARDEGILVGISAGANCHAALRVARELGPGHVVVTVFCDTGERYLTTGLFHGEGI; translated from the coding sequence ATGACGACTGCGCCTTCACGTCCGGCGGTCGCGCGCACGATCCTCGACCTGATCGGCAACACCCCGGTGGCGCGCCTGGCGCGGCTGCCCGGTGCCGACGACGCCGAAGTGTGGGGCAAGCTGGAATCGTACAACCCGGGCGGCAGCGTCAAGGATCGCATCTGCCTCGGCATGGTCGAGGCCGCGGAGCGGGACGGACGGCTGCGTCCCGGCGACACCATCATCGAACCGACCAGTGGCAATACCGGCATTGGCCTCGCCCTCGTCGCCGCGGTGAAGGGGTACCGGCTGGTGCTGACGATGCCCGACACCATGAGCGTCGAGCGCCGCAGCGTGCTCGAGGCGTACGGGGCGGAGTTGGTGCTGACCGAGGACTCGAAGGGCATGCACGAAGCGGTGCGCATGGCGGAGCGCCTGCTCACCGAGCATCCCGACTACTACATGCCGCAACAGTTCAGGAATCCCGCCAATCCGGAGGCGCATCGGCGGACGACGGCGCAGGAGCTGCTGGGCCAGTTCGAGCGCATCGACGCCTTCGTCGCCGGCGTGGGCACCGGCGGGACCATCACCGGCGTGGCGGCGGTGTTGCGCGCCGCCATGCCCGGCATCCGCATCTACGCCGTCGAACCGGCGGCCTCGCCGGTGCTCGCGCGCGGCGAACCGGGATTCCACGCCATCCAGGGCATCGGGGCGGGCTTCGTCCCCGAGGTGCTGGACGAGACCGCCTACGACGAGATCATTGCCGTCAGCGACGCCGACGCCGCGGAGTGCGCGCGGCGGCTGGCGCGCGACGAGGGCATTCTGGTCGGCATTTCGGCCGGCGCCAACTGCCATGCGGCGCTGCGCGTCGCGCGCGAGCTCGGGCCTGGCCACGTGGTGGTGACGGTCTTCTGCGACACCGGCGAGCGCTACCTGACGACCGGCCTGTTCCACGGCGAGGGCATCTGA
- a CDS encoding beta-ketoacyl-[acyl-carrier-protein] synthase family protein, with product MGCERLWEAVRDGRPAVGPLRRFDATLTNCRVAGEVDDALLVEHGDPRRRRTTTRAAQMAVIAAELAMTDARLANGAVTPDGLAVLVGTALGGWSDGEQQGAIMLERGARRVNPFVAAGAPNHGPGVEVAAAVGAQGPQYTFSSGCPSSLQALAHGAALIESGIAETCLVGGAEAPLSPMVFAALCRTNELATGEDAATACRPFDVAHDGMVLSEASAFLVLEPLERARARGARVYATILGGSFSCDAQGMYGADPTGAAGAQALRRLLAATATGADQIDYICAHANASPLFDGKEIAVLSAALGECLPAIPISSIKGVLGHPFGASGALQAAIAVLAMRDGIIPPTANLETPAPACRARHVVGAPLRGALRRALITSYGYGGVNGYLLLGAVDG from the coding sequence ATGGGCTGCGAGCGCCTGTGGGAAGCGGTGCGCGACGGACGGCCGGCGGTCGGGCCGCTGCGGCGGTTCGACGCGACCCTCACCAACTGCCGGGTCGCCGGCGAGGTCGACGACGCGCTGCTCGTCGAGCACGGCGACCCGCGCAGGCGGCGCACGACGACGCGGGCGGCGCAGATGGCGGTGATCGCCGCCGAGCTGGCGATGACGGACGCGCGGCTGGCGAACGGAGCGGTCACGCCGGACGGTCTCGCGGTGCTGGTGGGGACGGCCCTCGGGGGCTGGTCCGACGGCGAGCAGCAGGGCGCCATCATGCTCGAGCGCGGCGCCCGGCGGGTCAATCCGTTCGTTGCCGCGGGCGCGCCCAACCACGGGCCTGGCGTCGAGGTCGCGGCGGCGGTCGGCGCCCAGGGACCGCAGTACACGTTCTCCAGTGGCTGCCCGTCGAGCCTGCAGGCGCTGGCGCATGGGGCGGCGCTGATCGAATCGGGCATCGCCGAGACGTGCCTGGTCGGCGGCGCCGAGGCGCCGCTGTCACCGATGGTGTTCGCCGCCCTCTGTCGCACCAACGAGCTCGCCACGGGCGAGGATGCGGCTACCGCCTGCCGCCCCTTCGACGTCGCCCACGACGGCATGGTGCTCAGCGAAGCGAGCGCGTTTCTGGTCCTCGAACCCTTGGAACGGGCGCGCGCTCGCGGCGCCCGCGTGTACGCGACGATCCTCGGCGGCAGCTTCTCCTGCGACGCGCAGGGCATGTATGGCGCCGACCCCACCGGCGCCGCGGGCGCGCAGGCGCTCCGCCGTCTGCTGGCGGCGACCGCCACCGGCGCGGACCAGATCGACTACATCTGCGCGCACGCCAACGCCTCGCCGCTGTTCGACGGCAAGGAGATCGCCGTGCTCTCGGCTGCGCTCGGCGAGTGCCTGCCGGCCATCCCGATCAGCTCGATCAAGGGCGTGCTCGGCCATCCCTTCGGTGCCTCCGGCGCGCTGCAGGCCGCGATCGCCGTGCTGGCGATGCGCGACGGCATCATCCCGCCGACGGCGAACCTGGAGACGCCGGCGCCGGCATGCCGCGCCCGGCACGTGGTCGGCGCGCCGCTGCGCGGCGCGCTGCGACGGGCCCTGATCACCAGCTACGGGTACGGCGGCGTGAACGGCTACCTGCTGCTGGGCGCCGTCGACGGCTGA
- the ispD gene encoding 2-C-methyl-D-erythritol 4-phosphate cytidylyltransferase: MPSVAAIVVAAGSGSRLGAGLPKAFVTVGGVPLVVRSLRALLAVPAVDEAIVVAPPDDLPETHALLNAHGPFRRRIEVVAGGVERQDSVRHGLAAVTRAELVAIHDAARPFVAPATVAAAIAAAHADGAAIVALPAVDTVKIVDARGFIESTPPRGRTWLAQTPQVFRTDLIRAAHRQPSDGGPATDDAALVERLGHRVRVVAGSPDNRKITTPEDRAWAEWYLARPATPR; the protein is encoded by the coding sequence CTGCCATCGGTTGCCGCCATCGTCGTCGCCGCCGGGTCCGGCAGCCGGCTCGGCGCCGGGCTGCCGAAGGCCTTCGTGACCGTTGGCGGCGTACCGCTGGTCGTCCGCTCGCTGCGGGCGTTGCTCGCGGTGCCGGCGGTCGACGAGGCCATCGTGGTCGCCCCGCCGGATGACCTGCCCGAGACGCACGCGCTGCTGAACGCGCACGGCCCCTTCCGCCGACGCATCGAGGTGGTCGCGGGCGGCGTTGAACGGCAGGACTCGGTACGCCACGGCCTGGCGGCGGTCACGCGGGCGGAATTGGTCGCCATCCACGACGCGGCGCGGCCATTCGTCGCCCCGGCAACGGTCGCCGCGGCGATCGCGGCCGCGCATGCCGACGGCGCGGCGATCGTCGCCCTGCCCGCCGTCGACACGGTGAAGATCGTCGACGCGCGGGGCTTCATCGAGTCGACGCCCCCGCGCGGCCGCACCTGGTTGGCGCAGACCCCACAGGTCTTCCGCACCGACCTGATCCGTGCCGCCCATCGGCAGCCGTCCGACGGCGGGCCGGCGACCGACGACGCGGCGCTGGTCGAGCGCCTCGGCCACCGGGTCCGCGTGGTCGCCGGCAGCCCGGACAACCGCAAGATCACGACGCCCGAGGATCGGGCGTGGGCGGAGTGGTACCTGGCGCGACCGGCAACACCTCGTTGA
- a CDS encoding PAS domain S-box protein produces the protein MEQPLFHVLAETTPAAIFVQRESRLLYVNPAAERITGYARDELLAMEVWQLLPAEERARARAVNAARLVGDPVDVPSRREQRLLTKSGAVRWIDVSIGRIDWDGGPALLGTALDVTDRRDAERQRRRGERRFRALVEHASDVVLVFDRDRRVSYVGPSLERILGHPPHTMEGRDLYELVHPDDLAVCRGAVDQLLAAAGNTVRIQYRVRDAAGGWRWMEGIGANLLHEPAIAGVVVNARDVTAWRAAEAQLSASEARFALAIDGARDGIWDWDLHSDAFFASPRLREMLAVGPDDPVSVAALFAQRIHPDDFASLEEGWRAHVASGATHYEAEYRYRRPDGTYRWLLARARTVRDATGAPLRMVGSLTDSSARKAAEEAARQRQAELAHVLRLALMNEMAASLAHELNQPLAAIVNYARGSARRLEQTAAAPDLREALERIASEALRAGDVVHSLTRVVRKEPPREALLDLAALALEAVELVRSDATDRGIALRTEAAGGPYRVWGDRIQLQQVVLNLLRNAIDAIAQLPGIVELRIAAQAGRVKVSVADSGAGVPPPLLDQIFAPFFTTKPSGLGMGLSISRTIVEGHGGRLWAESNPGGGATFSFTLPLR, from the coding sequence GTGGAGCAGCCGCTGTTCCACGTCCTCGCCGAGACCACGCCGGCGGCGATCTTCGTCCAGCGGGAGAGCCGCCTCCTCTACGTCAATCCCGCCGCCGAGCGCATCACCGGCTACGCGCGCGACGAGCTGCTGGCGATGGAGGTGTGGCAGTTGCTGCCGGCGGAGGAGCGCGCGCGGGCCCGGGCGGTCAACGCCGCGCGGCTGGTCGGCGATCCGGTCGACGTCCCGTCGCGGCGTGAGCAGCGGCTGCTCACCAAGAGCGGCGCGGTCCGCTGGATCGACGTCAGCATCGGCCGGATCGACTGGGATGGCGGGCCGGCGTTGCTCGGCACCGCCCTCGACGTCACCGATCGGCGCGACGCCGAGCGGCAGCGGCGGCGCGGCGAGCGCCGCTTCCGCGCCCTGGTCGAGCACGCGTCCGACGTGGTGTTGGTCTTCGACCGCGACCGGCGCGTCTCCTACGTCGGCCCCTCGCTCGAGCGCATCCTCGGCCATCCGCCGCATACGATGGAAGGCCGCGACCTCTACGAGCTGGTCCATCCCGACGATCTCGCGGTGTGCCGCGGCGCCGTCGACCAGCTCCTCGCCGCCGCCGGCAACACGGTGCGCATCCAGTATCGGGTGCGCGACGCCGCCGGCGGCTGGCGATGGATGGAAGGCATCGGCGCCAACCTGCTGCACGAGCCGGCGATCGCCGGCGTGGTTGTGAACGCGCGCGACGTCACCGCGTGGCGCGCCGCGGAAGCCCAACTCAGCGCCAGCGAGGCCCGCTTCGCGCTCGCCATCGACGGCGCGCGCGACGGCATCTGGGATTGGGACCTGCACAGCGACGCGTTCTTCGCGTCGCCGCGGCTGCGCGAGATGCTCGCCGTCGGGCCCGACGATCCGGTCAGCGTCGCCGCCCTCTTCGCGCAGCGGATCCACCCCGACGACTTCGCGTCCCTGGAGGAGGGCTGGCGCGCCCACGTCGCCAGCGGCGCCACCCACTACGAGGCGGAGTATCGCTACCGGCGGCCCGACGGGACCTACCGCTGGCTGCTGGCGCGCGCCCGCACCGTGCGCGACGCCACCGGCGCGCCGCTGCGCATGGTCGGCTCGCTGACCGACAGCAGCGCGCGCAAGGCGGCCGAGGAGGCCGCGCGGCAGCGGCAGGCCGAGCTCGCGCACGTGCTGCGCCTCGCGCTCATGAACGAGATGGCGGCCAGCCTCGCGCACGAGCTCAACCAGCCATTGGCCGCGATCGTGAACTACGCGCGCGGCAGCGCCCGGCGCCTGGAACAGACCGCGGCGGCGCCCGACCTGCGGGAGGCGTTGGAGCGCATCGCCAGCGAGGCGCTGCGGGCCGGCGACGTGGTCCACTCCCTGACGCGCGTCGTCCGCAAGGAGCCGCCGCGCGAGGCCCTGCTCGACCTCGCCGCGCTGGCGCTCGAGGCGGTGGAGCTGGTGCGCTCGGACGCCACCGACCGCGGCATCGCGCTGCGCACCGAGGCGGCGGGCGGGCCGTATCGCGTCTGGGGAGACCGCATCCAACTCCAGCAGGTGGTCCTCAACCTGCTGCGCAATGCGATCGACGCCATCGCGCAACTGCCGGGGATCGTGGAGCTGCGCATCGCGGCGCAGGCGGGACGCGTGAAGGTGTCGGTCGCCGACTCCGGCGCCGGCGTGCCGCCGCCGCTGCTCGACCAGATCTTCGCCCCGTTCTTCACCACCAAACCCAGCGGCCTGGGCATGGGGTTGTCGATCAGCCGCACCATCGTCGAGGGCCACGGCGGCCGCTTGTGGGCGGAGTCGAACCCCGGTGGCGGCGCCACCTTCTCCTTCACGCTCCCCCTGAGATAG
- a CDS encoding MMPL family transporter, producing the protein MVAHRVMIVAAILAITAGLATQLGSLHLEIRRRANLPDSHPFVQIQNRISDLFGGEAIVIIGVIAKQGDVFTPAMLGKIQRITDRLRASPSVIEPSLFSLAARYVRTVDASEGGMRVEPLMGGTPPTAEAAARVRARVESDPLFRESLVSADRRAAVIVVDFDDRMKDVELAQFVEQVIAPERDDTVTIALAGAPILRKELARYTAMMAVLFPLAVLIIGLVHYEAFRTVQAMLLPLVTALLSVVWALGIMALIGLPMDTWSVMTPVLILAIAAGHAVQILKRYYEELARCADSREAVVRSLVAVGPVMLTAGLIAAAGFGSLTTFGITSVRAFGALLAGGIVSALIIEMTFTPACRSLLPPPKRREVAREGGARAVDRLLDLLAERAIRQPRIVIATTLAIAAIAGAGIFRLQVDNSFRLWFAPTTQVRIDDALMNEVLPGTATLRILVEGTRDDALLDPEVLRAMVDLQTELQRTPEIGGVTSIADHVRRMHQAMHDGDPAFYAIPDDPKVIGEYLFLYGASAGPDGLSAFVDNANRNAVIRALSKTDSASFSRLLLQRLQAYAANRFAGLPVRVGIAGGTLGVQTAMNDMVVHEKIVNIIQVGAIIFVLCAAVLWSAVGALFVLVPLALAVVVILGAMGWTGVWLDMSTAAITAMGVSIGADFAIYLLFRVREELANGCEVEDALRRGLRTSGKAALYVSSAVVAGYLTLALSGFSVWLRLAFLTSTMVALSALAACAVLPALIALLQPRFLTRTRALPSVGSPAVVAPVSAQ; encoded by the coding sequence GTGGTTGCCCACCGGGTGATGATCGTTGCCGCCATCCTGGCAATCACCGCCGGGTTGGCGACCCAGTTGGGTTCGCTCCATCTCGAGATCCGCCGCCGCGCCAACCTGCCCGACAGCCATCCGTTCGTGCAGATTCAGAACCGGATCTCGGACCTCTTCGGCGGCGAGGCGATCGTCATCATCGGAGTCATCGCCAAGCAAGGCGACGTCTTCACCCCGGCCATGCTGGGGAAGATCCAGCGCATCACGGATCGACTGCGCGCCTCGCCGAGCGTCATCGAGCCCAGCCTGTTCAGCCTGGCGGCGCGGTACGTGCGCACCGTGGACGCCAGCGAGGGTGGGATGCGGGTCGAGCCGTTGATGGGTGGAACGCCGCCGACCGCGGAGGCGGCGGCGCGGGTGCGGGCGCGCGTCGAGTCGGATCCGCTGTTTCGCGAGTCGCTGGTCTCGGCGGACCGGCGGGCGGCGGTGATCGTGGTGGATTTCGACGACCGCATGAAGGACGTCGAGCTGGCCCAGTTCGTCGAGCAGGTGATCGCGCCGGAGCGCGACGACACGGTGACCATCGCGCTTGCCGGGGCGCCGATCCTGCGCAAGGAGCTGGCGCGCTACACGGCGATGATGGCGGTGTTGTTCCCGCTCGCGGTGCTGATCATCGGCCTCGTCCACTACGAGGCGTTCCGCACCGTCCAGGCGATGCTGCTGCCGCTGGTGACGGCGCTGCTGAGCGTCGTCTGGGCGCTCGGCATCATGGCGCTGATCGGCCTGCCGATGGACACCTGGAGCGTGATGACGCCCGTGCTCATCCTCGCCATCGCCGCCGGCCACGCGGTGCAGATCCTCAAGCGCTACTACGAGGAGCTCGCGCGCTGCGCCGACAGCCGGGAGGCGGTGGTGCGCTCGCTCGTCGCCGTCGGCCCGGTGATGCTCACCGCCGGCCTGATCGCCGCCGCCGGTTTCGGCTCGCTCACGACCTTCGGCATCACCAGCGTGCGCGCCTTCGGCGCGCTGCTGGCGGGCGGCATCGTCAGCGCGCTGATCATCGAGATGACGTTCACGCCCGCCTGTCGCAGCCTGCTGCCGCCGCCGAAGCGCCGCGAGGTGGCGCGCGAGGGGGGCGCGCGAGCGGTGGACCGGCTGCTGGATCTGCTGGCGGAGCGCGCGATTCGACAGCCGCGCATCGTCATCGCCACCACCCTCGCGATCGCGGCGATCGCCGGCGCGGGCATCTTCCGCCTGCAGGTCGACAACAGCTTTCGCCTGTGGTTCGCGCCGACGACGCAGGTGCGCATCGACGACGCGCTGATGAACGAGGTCCTGCCGGGCACCGCGACGCTCCGGATCCTCGTCGAGGGCACGCGCGACGATGCCCTGCTCGATCCCGAGGTGCTGCGGGCGATGGTCGATCTGCAGACCGAGCTGCAACGCACGCCGGAGATCGGCGGCGTCACCTCGATCGCCGATCACGTGCGGCGCATGCATCAGGCGATGCACGACGGCGACCCGGCGTTCTACGCCATCCCCGACGATCCGAAGGTCATCGGCGAGTACCTCTTCCTCTACGGCGCCTCCGCCGGGCCGGACGGGTTGAGCGCCTTCGTCGACAACGCCAACCGCAACGCCGTCATCCGCGCCCTGAGCAAGACCGACAGCGCGTCGTTCTCCCGCCTGCTGCTGCAGCGGCTGCAGGCCTACGCCGCGAACCGCTTTGCCGGCCTGCCGGTGCGGGTCGGCATCGCCGGCGGCACCCTGGGCGTGCAGACGGCGATGAACGACATGGTCGTGCACGAGAAGATCGTGAACATCATCCAGGTGGGGGCGATCATCTTCGTGCTCTGCGCGGCCGTCCTCTGGTCGGCGGTGGGGGCGCTGTTCGTGCTGGTGCCGTTGGCCCTGGCCGTGGTCGTCATCCTCGGAGCGATGGGGTGGACGGGGGTCTGGCTCGACATGAGCACCGCCGCGATCACCGCGATGGGCGTCAGCATCGGCGCCGATTTCGCCATCTACCTGCTGTTCCGGGTGCGCGAGGAACTGGCGAACGGATGCGAGGTCGAGGACGCCCTGCGCCGCGGCCTGCGGACTTCCGGCAAGGCGGCGCTCTACGTCTCGAGCGCCGTGGTCGCCGGCTATCTGACCCTGGCGCTGTCGGGGTTCAGCGTCTGGCTGCGGCTCGCGTTCCTGACCTCGACGATGGTGGCCCTCAGCGCCCTCGCCGCCTGCGCGGTGCTGCCGGCGCTGATCGCGTTGCTGCAGCCGCGCTTCCTGACGCGAACCCGCGCGCTGCCGTCGGTCGGGTCGCCGGCGGTGGTCGCGCCGGTCTCGGCCCAGTAG